The following proteins are encoded in a genomic region of Triticum dicoccoides isolate Atlit2015 ecotype Zavitan chromosome 1B, WEW_v2.0, whole genome shotgun sequence:
- the LOC119339328 gene encoding BOI-related E3 ubiquitin-protein ligase 1-like, translating into MGDLGVRVVGRGCAAPMEPRKEMVAPSLEQQGQQQHPPLFMDFSRRDGVADGGNGRKRPRETVAPPARLFSLQAPQGSPGHKVIHLAQLHRRPAATGLRLDFDEGGSEHVACTSSTSSLLPGELAAQCGRHNNEIDRLLQEHAERLRLALADTRRRQNRSLLGAAEALAARRVREVEAETFKAARRGVELEERLARLRAEAASWQAKAMSDQSTAAALHAQLQQEAATAQAGSGKAAEEAEGAADDAESGFIDPDRVVEVVAPPPARPCRACRLRPATTVLLPCRHLCVCAACDPGASASQAGTAAAAACPACRCPITGTVQVFFA; encoded by the exons ATGGGTGATCTGGGCGTCCGGGTTGTGGGCAGAGGCTGCGCCGCGCCGATGGAGCCGCGCAAGGAGATGGTGGCGCCGTCGCTGGAGCAGCAGGGGCAGCAGCAGCATCCTCCCCTCTTCATGGATTTCTCCCGACGAGATGGAG TCGCAGATGGCGGCAACGGGCGGAAGCGGCCGCGCGAGACCGTGGCGCCGCCGGCACGCCTCTTCTCCCTACAGGCGCCGCAGGGTTCTCCCGGGCACAAGGTGATACACCTGGCGCAGCTGcaccggcggccggcggcgacgggCCTGCGGCTCGACTTCGACGAGGGAGGCTCGGAGCACGTGGCGTGCACGTCGTCGACGTCGTCCCTTCTCCCCGGCGAGCTCGCCGCTCAGTGCGGGCGGCACAACAACGAGATCGACCGGCTGCTCCAGGAACAC GCGGAGAGACTCCGGCTTGCGCTGGCCGACACGAGGCGTCGGCAGAACCGCTCGCTGCTGGGCGCCGCAGAGGCGCTGGCCGCGCGGCGGGTCAGGGAGGTGGAGGCGGAGACCTTCAAGGCGGCACGGCGCGGCGTCGAGCTGGAGGAGCGGCTGGCCAGGCTGAGGGCGGAGGCGGCGTCGTGGCAAGCCAAGGCAATGTCCGACCAGTCCACGGCGGCCGCGCTGCACGCGCAGTTGCAGCAGGAAGCGGCCACAGCGCAGGCTGGGAGTGGCAAGGCCGCCGAGGAGGCCGAGGGAGCGGCGGACGACGCCGAGTCCGGCTTCATCGACCCTGACAGGGTGGTGGAGGTGGTGGCCCCGCCACCGGCCAGGCCGTGCCGCGCGTGCCGGCTCCGGCCGGCCACCACCGTGCTGCTCCCGTGCAGGCACCTCTGCGTGTGCGCCGCGTGCGATCCCGGCGCCTCTGCCTCCCAAgccggcaccgccgccgccgcggcctgccCCGCGTGCCGCTGCCCCATCACCGGCACCGTGCAGGTCTTCTTCGCGTGA